One Ruficoccus amylovorans genomic window carries:
- a CDS encoding sulfatase: protein MSVSVKNLRSNIRCGTWLYLLLIGVSLFAVHGIRAAEARQPNIIFVVADDLGYADLGVYGSNEIQTPNLDQLADGGIILTDGYVSAPYCGPSRAGFMTGRYQQRHGFWCNPTNWPVDRSQGLDLEEETIADVLRRGGYRTCAIGKWHLGSAEAFHPINRGFDEYFGFLGGGHHYFPMQYEENMKRWARDHSDTDTPFLYNYGSPLEVSGIPIPPQEGYLTDLLTDYSIGFMKRASGTPFFLYIAYNAPHVPLEAPEETIEKYSSINDKKRRTYAAMVDNLDMNMGRIVEYLRESGEFDNTLIVFISDNGGKPQNGGFNGELRGHKGQVYEGGVRVPFIWSWPNVLPAGEIVTTPISSLDLLPTFAVAAGVNPAGKPLDGINVLPVLLGESGSASHARLFWERGGQRGIRQGEWKATLWRERSNWQLFNLTDDVGEQNDLAKSNPEQLEEMKALYEQWIGQFEGPRWSDPKY, encoded by the coding sequence ATGTCAGTCAGCGTGAAAAATCTCAGATCAAACATTCGGTGTGGAACCTGGCTATATCTGTTGCTAATCGGTGTGAGCCTTTTCGCTGTTCACGGCATTCGAGCTGCTGAGGCACGACAGCCCAACATTATTTTCGTTGTGGCTGACGACCTCGGCTATGCCGATCTCGGGGTCTACGGAAGCAATGAAATCCAGACTCCCAATCTCGATCAGTTGGCTGATGGGGGGATCATCCTGACCGACGGCTATGTCTCGGCTCCTTATTGTGGTCCGAGCCGGGCGGGGTTCATGACTGGACGCTATCAGCAACGGCATGGCTTCTGGTGCAACCCGACGAACTGGCCGGTTGACCGTTCGCAGGGCTTGGATCTTGAGGAGGAAACCATCGCGGATGTTCTTCGGCGTGGAGGCTATCGGACTTGTGCCATCGGTAAATGGCATCTGGGTTCGGCGGAAGCGTTTCACCCGATAAATCGGGGCTTCGACGAGTATTTCGGTTTCCTGGGCGGCGGGCACCATTATTTTCCTATGCAGTACGAGGAGAATATGAAGCGCTGGGCGCGGGATCATTCGGACACGGATACGCCGTTTCTCTACAACTACGGCAGCCCCCTGGAGGTCAGTGGCATTCCTATTCCCCCGCAGGAAGGCTACTTGACGGATTTGCTCACCGATTATTCCATCGGCTTTATGAAGCGGGCCAGCGGGACTCCCTTTTTTCTGTACATAGCCTACAACGCCCCGCATGTGCCGCTTGAGGCACCAGAGGAAACCATCGAGAAATACAGCAGCATCAACGACAAAAAACGCCGGACCTATGCGGCTATGGTGGATAACCTGGATATGAACATGGGCCGCATTGTTGAGTACCTGCGCGAGAGCGGGGAATTCGACAACACGCTGATCGTGTTTATCAGCGATAACGGGGGTAAGCCTCAGAATGGCGGATTCAACGGAGAGTTGCGCGGGCACAAAGGGCAGGTCTATGAGGGCGGTGTACGCGTCCCGTTTATCTGGTCGTGGCCGAATGTCTTGCCGGCGGGGGAAATTGTCACAACCCCAATCTCATCCCTCGACTTGCTGCCGACATTCGCCGTCGCCGCGGGGGTGAATCCTGCGGGAAAGCCGTTGGATGGAATCAATGTGTTGCCCGTCTTGCTTGGTGAATCCGGGAGTGCGTCGCACGCTCGCCTGTTTTGGGAAAGGGGAGGCCAGCGGGGCATTCGTCAGGGTGAGTGGAAGGCAACGCTTTGGCGTGAGCGATCGAACTGGCAGCTCTTTAACCTCACCGATGACGTGGGAGAACAAAACGATCTGGCAAAGAGCAATCCCGAGCAACTTGAGGAGATGAAGGCACTGTACGAGCAGTGGATCGGGCAATTCGAGGGACCGCGCTGGAGCGATCCCAAGTACTAA
- a CDS encoding sulfatase: MSSSAAPQEKPNVIFILVDDMGWADSSVYGSTYYESPALERLAQSSVRFTDAYSASPLCSPARASLLSGQYPARHGMTTAWGHTALRDDPEYQEKGVPRTSRYLLPTSKRYLDPEQYTLAEAFQDAGYRTGFIGKWHMGLDEKFWPDKQGFEHSFHGAPDAGPPSYFSPYRFQRGNVTNGPDGEYITDRATDEAIAFMEEKSDKPFFLCLWHWGVHGPWQGKEELIEYYKNRKDPTGRHQSPTMAAMLRSVDDSLADILDYLEESGQADNTIIVFTSDNGGKDDRSVPGESVPITSNEPLRSGKGTVFQGGSRVPLLISWPGVIDDAQVSTEPVTGVDMYPTLLEMCNIGLPEQQTLDGVSLAPLLQGGGIDREAIYCYFPENFGERSPAGAWVRMGDWVLVEVFYQTDLWPEQYELYNLAEDSGEYHNLAVEEPERVRKMAAMLREHYMSPPGVRPKPNPDFSPELLPVDGWIGATRNDSLSLSGDGAVELKGSGISTRNLPRVTGPLKVSFRVRSGSAGQGRFYWSDRSDWVFNRERSTEFSVEGDSDWQTCEIPFEVSAELIGIRIDFPRSKETVEIDDILLSRENGEVLDRWAFDGKRARPTTWMVERWPYNFQSYE; this comes from the coding sequence ATGAGCTCATCAGCGGCTCCTCAAGAGAAGCCCAATGTCATTTTTATCCTCGTGGATGACATGGGCTGGGCGGATTCCTCTGTGTACGGTTCGACCTACTATGAGTCTCCGGCCCTGGAGCGTCTGGCTCAGTCGTCCGTGCGTTTTACGGACGCCTACTCGGCCAGCCCGCTATGTTCGCCGGCGCGGGCGTCACTCCTCAGTGGTCAGTACCCGGCGCGTCACGGGATGACGACGGCCTGGGGCCACACCGCGCTCAGGGATGACCCCGAGTATCAAGAGAAAGGCGTACCGCGCACCAGTCGTTACTTGCTGCCGACCTCAAAGCGCTATCTCGATCCGGAGCAGTACACGCTGGCGGAAGCTTTCCAGGATGCCGGCTACCGCACCGGTTTTATCGGCAAGTGGCACATGGGGTTGGATGAGAAGTTTTGGCCGGATAAGCAGGGCTTTGAGCATAGCTTTCATGGTGCGCCTGACGCGGGCCCGCCAAGTTATTTTTCGCCCTACCGGTTCCAGCGGGGGAATGTGACCAACGGGCCGGATGGCGAATATATCACCGACCGGGCAACAGATGAGGCTATCGCCTTCATGGAGGAGAAAAGCGACAAGCCCTTCTTCTTATGCCTCTGGCACTGGGGCGTTCATGGACCGTGGCAGGGTAAGGAAGAGCTGATCGAATATTATAAAAACCGCAAAGACCCGACGGGCCGCCATCAAAGTCCGACCATGGCGGCGATGTTGCGCAGTGTGGACGACAGCCTTGCGGATATACTGGACTATCTGGAAGAGAGCGGCCAGGCCGACAATACCATCATCGTCTTTACCTCTGATAATGGGGGCAAGGACGACCGCTCCGTGCCCGGTGAGAGTGTGCCGATCACCAGTAATGAGCCCTTGCGTTCGGGCAAGGGGACAGTGTTTCAGGGAGGCTCGCGCGTACCCTTGCTGATCTCGTGGCCCGGCGTCATCGACGATGCGCAAGTCAGTACCGAGCCCGTCACTGGTGTGGACATGTATCCGACGCTTCTTGAAATGTGTAATATCGGCTTGCCGGAGCAGCAGACTCTGGACGGTGTGAGCCTCGCGCCTTTGTTGCAAGGAGGAGGGATCGACCGCGAGGCGATCTACTGCTATTTCCCTGAGAATTTCGGCGAACGTTCTCCTGCCGGAGCATGGGTCCGGATGGGGGACTGGGTGCTGGTTGAAGTTTTCTATCAGACGGACCTGTGGCCGGAGCAATACGAGCTGTATAACCTCGCGGAAGATTCCGGTGAGTACCACAACCTGGCGGTGGAGGAGCCCGAGCGGGTACGCAAGATGGCTGCCATGCTCCGCGAGCACTATATGAGCCCGCCGGGAGTTCGTCCCAAACCGAATCCGGATTTTTCGCCTGAACTGCTTCCGGTGGACGGGTGGATCGGTGCAACGAGAAATGATTCGCTCTCCCTGTCCGGGGATGGGGCGGTTGAGTTGAAAGGCTCGGGTATTTCCACCCGGAACCTTCCCCGGGTCACCGGGCCACTCAAGGTTTCGTTTCGGGTACGCTCCGGAAGTGCTGGTCAAGGTCGTTTTTACTGGTCGGATCGTTCCGATTGGGTGTTTAACCGCGAGCGAAGCACCGAGTTTTCCGTAGAGGGTGACAGTGACTGGCAAACCTGCGAAATTCCGTTCGAGGTCAGTGCTGAACTGATTGGTATAAGGATCGATTTTCCGCGGAGCAAAGAAACCGTCGAAATCGATGATATCCTTTTGTCACGTGAGAACGGCGAGGTGCTGGACCGTTGGGCGTTCGATGGGAAGCGCGCCCGCCCGACTACCTGGATGGTCGAGCGCTGGCCGTACAATTTCCAGTCCTACGAGTAA
- a CDS encoding sulfatase-like hydrolase/transferase, giving the protein MKETPPPSSGASRRQFIRTAVVTAAGGLLSNVVARGQAPAVIRSEKSRRPNIIYMVVHDLGKHCSVHGVPVPTPTLEGLAAEGIACDSAFCTSPPCSPSRGCAMTGHLPHRNQLMGLVNHGWRLADEPPNMVDVMNANGYVTASAGFTHERHGGADEMHYQRVLKHRKSMADNFIENALDDAIGFMDSRSKGDAPFYLNIGTMETHGSQWKPDGYYEEHFGRGAKKFGIDRVEDTYIPPQMSASEYSYEMMRRFAPCVRYMDSQLARLVEAIQQMDDAENTLFVFTTDHGILSSRGKGTAYDHGMEITNIFYQPGRLAAGKRFPHLVNNVDLFPTLLDCAGVPAPENFGHSHWSGLTGEREYTPQEYIFTERNYHENYDPVRAIRTDRYHYLRNFHPFAKKYPTAAEIMASDDRNIRDRWPAETTLAGPDHSSASLAKYPDRDKEELYDIVNDPYETHNLAYDPEFAGVRERLAACCEQEMVRTRDPLLAGPIPPTPEQYELIKGRTGKTVGPPLEQTLGLA; this is encoded by the coding sequence ATGAAAGAAACGCCCCCACCATCTTCCGGCGCGTCCCGGCGGCAATTCATTCGTACTGCTGTCGTTACTGCAGCAGGAGGTTTACTTTCTAACGTCGTGGCCCGGGGACAGGCTCCGGCTGTCATTCGCAGTGAGAAGTCTAGGCGGCCAAATATTATCTACATGGTTGTCCATGATTTGGGAAAGCACTGCAGCGTGCATGGAGTTCCCGTTCCGACGCCGACGCTGGAGGGCTTGGCCGCTGAGGGAATCGCCTGCGACAGTGCCTTTTGCACATCTCCGCCATGCAGCCCGTCGCGCGGTTGTGCGATGACGGGACATCTTCCGCACCGAAATCAACTCATGGGATTGGTTAACCACGGGTGGCGGCTGGCGGATGAGCCACCCAACATGGTCGATGTGATGAATGCAAACGGCTATGTCACCGCATCAGCGGGGTTTACGCATGAGCGTCATGGGGGTGCGGACGAGATGCACTACCAGCGCGTGCTCAAGCACCGCAAATCGATGGCCGACAACTTTATCGAGAACGCGCTGGATGATGCAATTGGCTTTATGGACAGCCGCAGTAAGGGAGATGCGCCTTTTTACCTGAATATCGGCACGATGGAGACACACGGGAGCCAGTGGAAGCCGGACGGCTACTACGAGGAGCATTTTGGCCGCGGCGCGAAGAAATTCGGGATAGACCGGGTGGAGGATACTTACATCCCGCCCCAAATGTCTGCTTCTGAGTATTCCTATGAGATGATGAGGCGCTTCGCTCCTTGTGTCCGGTATATGGATTCCCAGTTGGCCCGGTTGGTCGAGGCTATTCAGCAGATGGACGATGCCGAAAATACGCTGTTTGTATTTACGACCGACCACGGGATTCTTTCCAGTCGCGGGAAGGGGACGGCCTACGACCACGGGATGGAGATCACCAACATATTTTACCAGCCCGGAAGATTGGCCGCAGGTAAGCGCTTCCCGCATCTGGTTAATAACGTAGACCTCTTTCCGACGCTGCTTGACTGTGCGGGCGTTCCGGCCCCGGAGAACTTTGGCCATTCTCACTGGAGCGGGCTCACCGGTGAAAGGGAGTACACACCGCAGGAATATATCTTTACCGAGCGTAATTATCACGAGAATTACGACCCGGTGCGGGCAATCCGCACAGACCGTTATCACTACCTGCGGAACTTCCATCCTTTTGCCAAAAAATATCCGACGGCTGCAGAGATTATGGCTTCTGATGATCGGAATATCCGTGATCGTTGGCCGGCGGAGACAACCCTGGCGGGCCCTGACCACAGCTCGGCTTCTCTGGCCAAGTATCCGGATCGGGACAAGGAAGAGCTCTACGACATCGTTAACGATCCTTACGAGACTCACAATCTGGCCTATGATCCTGAGTTTGCGGGTGTCCGCGAGCGGTTGGCGGCTTGCTGCGAGCAGGAGATGGTGCGTACCCGGGATCCGCTTCTGGCGGGGCCCATCCCTCCCACGCCCGAGCAATACGAGTTGATCAAAGGACGCACAGGGAAAACGGTCGGTCCACCTTTGGAGCAAACGCTGGGACTGGCTTAA
- a CDS encoding sulfatase family protein: MSTQPPNIIFCHVDQLTYDTLSSLGDPWVHTPNIDRIRAEGMSFEIAQGAYPVCCPARTSWYTGRMSSEHGTWDNAVPIREDMPDLGHWLRERSYDCYYAGKWHLVDRDVADCFIDLYPHRPFGEKDDPHVAQTATAFIAQRPADGNPFFLNLGFQNPHDICYTSFGSDNTAMKVGMNGELEGKLPDLPPTYDPDKPLAAAASDSWGPDELRLHNYYYYRMIEMVDQEIGRVYDALADSPFRDNTLFIFSADHGEMMGHHNHLRKGLLYEESLRVPLTFVWPGHIEAGVIDTQHCASGVDVTATILDYAGAEPMPGMRVARSLRPFLEGKDTDWREYTPAETVKGGVQNSFRDERFKSIFNFERKAVELYDYRADPNETKNLARDPAYADVLERHLYYIEDYNTDTVEWSDFYTQELKRRNVVIDRDVFGG; the protein is encoded by the coding sequence ATGAGCACCCAGCCCCCCAATATCATTTTCTGCCACGTTGACCAGTTGACCTATGACACGCTCAGTTCCCTGGGCGACCCCTGGGTTCACACGCCGAACATCGACCGCATTCGCGCCGAGGGTATGAGCTTCGAGATAGCGCAGGGCGCCTACCCCGTCTGCTGCCCGGCACGCACCAGTTGGTACACCGGTCGCATGTCCAGCGAACATGGGACCTGGGACAACGCTGTCCCCATCCGCGAAGACATGCCCGATCTGGGGCATTGGCTGCGTGAGCGCTCCTACGACTGCTACTATGCGGGTAAGTGGCACCTCGTCGATCGTGACGTGGCCGACTGCTTTATCGACCTCTACCCCCACCGGCCTTTCGGGGAGAAAGACGACCCTCACGTTGCGCAAACTGCAACCGCCTTTATCGCACAACGCCCTGCCGACGGCAACCCCTTCTTCCTCAACCTCGGTTTCCAAAACCCTCACGACATCTGCTACACCTCTTTCGGCAGCGACAACACGGCGATGAAAGTAGGTATGAACGGCGAACTGGAAGGCAAGTTGCCAGACCTCCCCCCCACTTACGATCCGGACAAGCCGCTGGCCGCTGCCGCCTCCGACTCCTGGGGGCCGGATGAACTGCGCCTGCACAACTATTACTACTACCGGATGATCGAGATGGTCGATCAGGAAATCGGGCGCGTTTATGACGCTCTGGCCGACTCCCCTTTCCGGGATAACACGCTGTTCATCTTCAGTGCAGATCACGGTGAAATGATGGGGCACCACAATCACCTGCGCAAAGGGCTTCTCTACGAGGAATCCTTGCGCGTCCCGCTGACGTTCGTCTGGCCCGGACACATTGAGGCGGGAGTCATCGACACACAGCACTGCGCGAGCGGAGTGGACGTGACCGCTACGATTCTTGACTACGCGGGCGCCGAGCCGATGCCGGGCATGCGCGTCGCCCGCAGCCTGCGTCCGTTCCTTGAAGGCAAGGACACCGACTGGCGTGAATACACTCCCGCGGAAACGGTCAAGGGTGGCGTCCAGAACAGCTTTCGCGACGAGCGCTTCAAGAGCATCTTTAATTTCGAGCGCAAGGCGGTCGAGCTTTACGATTATCGCGCCGATCCGAACGAAACGAAAAACCTCGCCCGTGACCCTGCTTACGCCGATGTGCTGGAGCGCCACCTGTACTATATCGAGGACTACAACACCGATACCGTCGAGTGGTCGGACTTCTATACCCAGGAACTCAAGCGCCGCAACGTCGTCATAGACAGAGATGTTTTCGGCGGATAG
- a CDS encoding AraC family transcriptional regulator, with translation MMKAALETIHETRHETFAFREFDQARFTSPWHYHPEFEITLIESSVGELFVGDRIRPFDSGEVYVFGCSLPHYFHNSEGRSKRNRARAVVVQFLPDVFGRDFWGLSEMGAVRRFMTRARAGFQVKGVALASTVARMRRMRRQSGAERLFELFHLLDELSRAEDGLVGLSSEGFMPTLDPEASQRMTRIYQYIFRELASDISLGEAARAAGMTESAFCRYFRRMTGKRFTDFINELRVSRSCRDLIETSSTVAEIAFACGYGSISNYNRCFRQITGVSPREFRARHRAG, from the coding sequence ATGATGAAAGCTGCACTTGAGACGATTCATGAAACCCGGCATGAAACCTTTGCCTTCCGGGAGTTCGACCAGGCGCGTTTCACGTCTCCGTGGCATTACCACCCGGAGTTCGAGATCACGTTGATTGAATCCAGCGTCGGGGAACTTTTCGTGGGAGACAGGATTCGGCCTTTTGACAGCGGGGAGGTTTATGTCTTCGGGTGTTCGCTGCCGCATTATTTCCACAACTCAGAGGGCCGGTCGAAAAGGAATCGGGCGAGGGCGGTTGTGGTGCAGTTTCTGCCGGATGTTTTCGGACGGGATTTCTGGGGGCTCTCCGAGATGGGTGCGGTTCGGCGTTTCATGACAAGGGCGCGGGCAGGGTTCCAAGTCAAGGGCGTGGCATTGGCTTCGACAGTTGCCCGCATGCGGCGCATGCGCAGGCAGAGCGGAGCCGAACGGTTGTTTGAGCTGTTTCACCTGCTCGACGAACTCAGCAGAGCCGAAGACGGGTTGGTCGGGCTCAGCAGCGAAGGCTTCATGCCGACGCTGGACCCGGAGGCGAGTCAGCGGATGACCAGAATCTATCAGTATATATTCAGGGAGCTTGCCTCGGACATTTCGCTGGGGGAAGCCGCCCGCGCCGCAGGAATGACCGAATCGGCTTTCTGCCGCTACTTTCGCCGGATGACGGGGAAGCGTTTCACCGATTTTATCAACGAACTGCGCGTCTCGCGCTCGTGCCGGGATCTTATCGAGACTTCAAGCACGGTGGCTGAGATTGCGTTCGCATGCGGCTATGGGAGTATTTCAAATTACAACCGCTGCTTCCGCCAGATTACAGGCGTTTCCCCGCGAGAGTTTCGCGCCAGGCATCGTGCCGGATAG
- a CDS encoding L-fucose/L-arabinose isomerase family protein: protein MKDTQTFPANGVACQVINDLVPARPKAAPTKIGMVGVGLKMHFVWAEASRLYRAACEQVRALLPADQFELCASEEAYESPEELLKTLDKLKAEGIEGVILFHGSYTAGEIGSQMGRWLRDHRMPLFSWAYPEVKGGRLTANSLCCQNFVLNAFKRLGVRYTWMFKSLEAPGKEELIGRFARSVRAYQRFRNGKGLIVGTGRVPGFYDAECDELSVMDRFGFRFDRIGLEYAFDEGDKFSDADVERVRKALTEAPQCGYDNVPAEQAYKTIRLALGTLRIAGEGGHIGCALKCWPELFDLYKCAADGALSMINDYGLPAADESDMNGLISMCAMHLVREGESIPTLMDISLLDPQRNVLGFWHCGGSATRLLRQGTKYECRRHSILENADEETAWGLLVESLLELGPVTATRYLSPDSSRAFTFEGNVVDSPMAFRGAYADVEPSGPHTAEQLMGTILDNGFDHHWVMGRGHFAKDLSMLNHWLDVKDQPVTNNGGSCGLSA, encoded by the coding sequence ATGAAAGATACCCAAACATTCCCCGCAAATGGCGTTGCCTGCCAAGTTATCAACGATCTCGTCCCTGCCCGTCCCAAAGCCGCTCCGACTAAAATCGGCATGGTCGGCGTCGGCCTGAAAATGCATTTTGTCTGGGCGGAAGCTTCCCGCCTGTACCGGGCGGCCTGTGAGCAGGTACGAGCCCTCCTGCCTGCGGACCAGTTCGAGCTCTGCGCTTCCGAGGAGGCTTATGAGTCTCCCGAAGAGCTTTTAAAAACGCTGGACAAGCTCAAGGCCGAGGGCATCGAAGGGGTTATCCTCTTCCACGGCTCGTACACCGCGGGCGAAATTGGCTCGCAGATGGGCCGCTGGTTGCGCGACCACCGCATGCCGCTTTTCAGTTGGGCCTACCCGGAGGTCAAAGGCGGACGCCTGACCGCCAACAGCCTCTGCTGCCAGAACTTCGTGCTCAATGCCTTCAAGCGCCTCGGCGTGCGCTATACCTGGATGTTCAAAAGCCTCGAAGCTCCCGGCAAAGAGGAACTGATCGGACGCTTCGCCCGCAGCGTGCGTGCGTATCAACGCTTCCGCAACGGCAAGGGCCTCATCGTCGGAACCGGCCGTGTACCAGGATTCTATGACGCGGAGTGCGACGAGCTCTCCGTCATGGACCGCTTCGGTTTTCGCTTCGATCGCATCGGCCTCGAATACGCCTTCGACGAGGGAGACAAGTTCTCCGACGCCGATGTCGAGCGCGTCCGCAAGGCCTTGACCGAAGCCCCCCAGTGCGGCTACGACAACGTCCCCGCCGAACAGGCCTACAAGACGATCCGTCTCGCGCTGGGCACACTCCGGATCGCTGGAGAGGGCGGCCACATCGGGTGCGCCCTGAAGTGCTGGCCCGAACTCTTTGACCTCTACAAGTGCGCCGCCGACGGTGCCCTGTCCATGATCAACGACTACGGACTGCCTGCCGCCGACGAGAGCGACATGAACGGCCTCATCTCCATGTGCGCCATGCATCTGGTGCGCGAGGGCGAGTCGATTCCGACCCTGATGGACATTTCCCTGCTCGACCCGCAACGCAATGTGCTCGGTTTCTGGCACTGCGGGGGCTCAGCCACCCGCCTGCTGCGCCAGGGCACCAAGTACGAGTGCCGCCGCCACTCCATCCTGGAAAACGCCGACGAGGAAACCGCCTGGGGGCTGCTCGTCGAGTCCCTGCTGGAGCTGGGACCCGTCACCGCAACCCGCTATCTCTCTCCCGACAGCAGCCGCGCCTTTACCTTCGAGGGTAACGTGGTCGATTCACCGATGGCTTTCCGCGGAGCCTATGCTGATGTCGAACCCTCCGGCCCCCACACCGCCGAACAGTTGATGGGCACTATCCTCGACAACGGCTTCGACCACCACTGGGTCATGGGACGCGGACACTTCGCCAAGGATCTTTCCATGCTCAATCATTGGCTGGACGTCAAGGACCAGCCGGTAACCAATAATGGCGGCTCCTGCGGCTTGAGCGCCTAA
- a CDS encoding carbohydrate kinase family protein, with protein sequence MEKNSAFDVIGVGLVAVDVLWRTPEQVTVGSKNEVKDMVLQGGAPAGSTTSQLGRLGYRTGFLANLGENTLSAIAIEEFKRCGVRNDLFNMHEGAAPALALCEINPQTAERTVYYNLSHYRGLKKEDIPLDVIRQARLLIIDSFELEAMEVILEAVRGSAVRTVLDLEHGDSDTLIRCLKMGTDMILPWEAAETITGCNDPETALARMAEWTSGNLLITDGIKGSWAWNGGKILHQPSFRVQAVDTTGCGDAYHGGYAVGLLEGWDLPTRMEYGAWIAANVATALGGRTRLPDRKMLSQFDQSMLSGTTRDAVQTLIAQASLVS encoded by the coding sequence ATGGAAAAGAACAGCGCGTTCGATGTGATCGGGGTCGGGCTGGTCGCCGTCGATGTCTTATGGCGCACGCCCGAGCAGGTAACGGTCGGCAGCAAAAACGAAGTCAAGGACATGGTGCTGCAAGGCGGAGCCCCCGCCGGCAGCACCACCAGTCAACTCGGTCGTCTCGGCTACCGGACCGGCTTTCTGGCGAATCTGGGTGAAAACACCCTCTCGGCTATCGCGATCGAGGAGTTCAAACGCTGCGGCGTACGCAACGACCTTTTCAATATGCACGAGGGTGCCGCCCCAGCCCTGGCGCTGTGCGAGATAAATCCGCAGACAGCCGAGCGCACCGTCTATTACAACCTTAGCCACTACCGCGGACTGAAAAAAGAGGACATCCCTCTCGATGTCATTCGTCAGGCCCGCCTTCTCATCATCGACAGTTTCGAACTGGAGGCGATGGAAGTCATTCTCGAAGCAGTTCGGGGAAGCGCTGTAAGAACTGTGCTTGATCTCGAACACGGTGACAGTGACACCCTCATCCGCTGCCTGAAAATGGGCACGGACATGATCTTGCCCTGGGAAGCCGCCGAGACGATCACCGGCTGCAACGACCCCGAAACCGCCCTCGCCCGCATGGCCGAGTGGACTTCGGGCAATCTCCTCATCACGGACGGGATCAAAGGAAGCTGGGCCTGGAACGGCGGTAAAATCCTGCATCAGCCATCTTTCCGGGTACAGGCAGTCGATACGACCGGCTGCGGCGACGCCTATCATGGCGGCTACGCCGTCGGCCTGCTGGAAGGCTGGGACCTGCCCACGCGTATGGAATATGGCGCCTGGATAGCCGCTAATGTGGCCACCGCCCTTGGAGGCCGCACACGACTTCCAGACCGGAAAATGCTCTCGCAATTTGACCAGTCGATGCTGAGCGGCACTACCCGCGATGCCGTTCAAACCCTCATAGCTCAAGCCTCCCTTGTCTCCTGA
- a CDS encoding class II fructose-bisphosphate aldolase translates to MQIIHNRREVLTCLEEARKAGAPVFCPNAETPDEIEGVLNAAQSFAQQRKLPHISVGLGITASYPDHPQLRRLDLNSQLTAEGICQSEPTCSVVDRALIWLDWIAAYARPDIFPSVRAIPFLDHGWVPIPQDRELMENDEFIDRMGIIMFDASGYDLDANIARTQDYVKRHGESVVVEGCPDKILSQADLAKKPQDSSPFLTNPQSAATFVSKTGVDLIVPSLGTEHRGQPGEHIYYRRELARELTQKVGPILALHGTSSLGDKLSTVAQDGICKVNFYTAMARQASHSLQNAWASAGTDSIHTTCGSYLHHTRRSAVQATCTHMLNLLTP, encoded by the coding sequence ATGCAAATCATCCACAATCGCCGCGAGGTCCTCACTTGTCTCGAAGAGGCTCGAAAAGCCGGAGCACCTGTCTTCTGCCCCAATGCGGAGACGCCCGACGAAATCGAAGGCGTCCTGAACGCCGCCCAATCGTTCGCCCAACAGCGCAAGTTGCCGCACATCTCGGTCGGCCTCGGCATCACCGCCTCGTACCCGGACCATCCGCAACTGCGTCGCCTCGACCTGAACTCGCAACTGACCGCCGAGGGGATTTGCCAATCAGAGCCCACCTGCTCCGTCGTTGACCGGGCGCTCATCTGGCTGGACTGGATAGCCGCCTATGCCCGCCCGGATATTTTCCCATCCGTGCGCGCCATTCCATTTCTGGATCACGGTTGGGTGCCCATCCCCCAGGACCGCGAGTTGATGGAGAACGACGAATTCATCGATCGGATGGGGATCATCATGTTCGACGCCAGCGGCTACGACCTGGACGCGAACATAGCCCGTACTCAGGACTATGTGAAGCGGCATGGAGAGTCCGTTGTCGTCGAGGGTTGCCCGGATAAAATCCTTTCCCAGGCGGACCTCGCCAAGAAACCGCAGGACTCCTCGCCCTTCCTGACTAATCCGCAGAGCGCCGCCACCTTTGTCAGCAAGACCGGGGTTGACTTGATCGTCCCCAGCCTGGGAACCGAACACCGGGGGCAACCCGGCGAACATATTTACTACCGCCGTGAACTGGCCCGCGAGCTCACGCAAAAAGTCGGCCCCATTCTCGCCCTGCATGGCACCAGCAGCCTCGGTGATAAACTCTCCACCGTGGCGCAGGACGGAATCTGCAAGGTGAACTTCTACACCGCAATGGCCCGGCAAGCCAGCCATAGCCTGCAAAACGCCTGGGCCTCAGCAGGGACCGACAGCATCCATACGACTTGCGGCAGTTACCTTCACCACACCCGGCGTTCAGCCGTGCAGGCGACCTGCACGCACATGCTGAACCTGCTGACGCCCTAA